The following are encoded together in the Flavobacterium sp. TR2 genome:
- a CDS encoding thioredoxin family protein encodes MSKFGELINAQVPVLIDFYTDWNESSVSMHPVIKDVAAALGDKAKVIKIDVDKNQELAEALRIKGLPTLMIYKEGQMIWRQSGELDANTIIGIVQEQFNV; translated from the coding sequence ATGTCAAAATTTGGAGAATTAATAAATGCTCAAGTTCCAGTGTTAATTGACTTTTACACAGATTGGAATGAATCTTCAGTTTCTATGCATCCTGTTATTAAGGACGTAGCGGCTGCGCTTGGCGATAAAGCCAAAGTAATCAAAATTGATGTAGATAAAAATCAGGAACTAGCAGAAGCGCTTCGTATTAAAGGGCTTCCAACTTTAATGATTTATAAAGAAGGGCAAATGATCTGGAGACAATCTGGAGAACTTGATGCCAATACTATTATCGGAATTGTCCAGGAACAATTTAACGTCTAA
- a CDS encoding sensor histidine kinase, translated as MKIKHQLAIFNAMTRLLVILILWLMLPILVENVVYHHINNSLLEKKKKFIEHLNQDEINDFIENPDDSTETFSEFSTLHSEFLVLSRVPIKPHEKKTTFTNDYRKIENEESEYRILQHHFTYEGVDYQLEIGSSLSEVNDLTFVIRLFIIIVFVVILFITFLADTFYIEYLLKPFYKIIDTKIRRVNEPETFDHTPIKAASRDFRELDFVLNQMMDRIAEVFKKEKQFISNVSHELLTPIALLKNKLENLLQNESLDDNAVDKIAGSLKTLDMLKKIINNLLLISRIDNNQYVANEEINLREIVLDLYEDLQDRIEDKEIQFIDEMKSSFVFTGNKTLIHILIYNLVTNAIKYNKLQGKISIEDGFADNHYFMSVKDSGIGMDESQLEKIFSRFARISSDQEGQGLGLAIAKSIAAFHHIEMTVESALGVGTTFKLWFPKAN; from the coding sequence GTGAAAATAAAACATCAATTAGCCATTTTTAATGCCATGACCAGACTGCTGGTCATTTTGATTTTATGGCTGATGCTTCCTATTTTGGTAGAAAATGTGGTCTATCATCATATTAACAATAGTCTGCTGGAGAAAAAGAAAAAATTTATCGAGCATCTTAATCAAGATGAAATAAATGATTTTATAGAAAATCCAGATGATTCGACCGAAACTTTTTCAGAATTTTCAACGCTTCATAGCGAGTTTTTGGTATTGTCTCGAGTTCCTATAAAACCGCATGAGAAAAAAACAACTTTTACAAATGACTATCGCAAGATTGAAAATGAAGAAAGCGAATATCGAATATTGCAGCATCACTTTACTTATGAGGGAGTTGATTATCAGCTTGAAATTGGGAGCAGTCTGAGTGAGGTCAACGATTTGACTTTTGTCATCAGGCTGTTCATTATCATTGTCTTTGTGGTGATTCTGTTTATCACTTTTTTGGCAGATACATTTTATATCGAATATCTTTTAAAGCCATTTTATAAAATTATTGACACTAAAATAAGGCGAGTAAATGAGCCAGAAACATTTGATCATACTCCGATAAAAGCTGCTTCAAGAGATTTTAGGGAGTTAGATTTTGTTTTAAACCAAATGATGGATCGTATTGCGGAGGTTTTTAAAAAAGAAAAGCAGTTTATCTCCAATGTTTCGCACGAACTTTTAACGCCAATTGCGCTGCTTAAAAACAAGCTCGAAAATTTGCTTCAAAATGAATCTTTAGACGATAATGCAGTCGATAAAATTGCAGGTTCTCTAAAGACACTGGATATGCTAAAAAAAATCATCAATAATTTATTGCTGATCTCAAGAATAGATAATAATCAGTATGTGGCCAATGAAGAAATTAATCTTCGAGAAATCGTTTTGGACTTGTACGAAGACCTTCAAGACCGCATTGAGGATAAAGAAATTCAATTCATCGATGAGATGAAAAGCAGCTTTGTTTTTACTGGGAACAAAACCTTAATTCATATTCTCATTTATAATTTAGTAACCAACGCCATTAAATATAATAAACTGCAAGGAAAGATTAGTATTGAGGATGGTTTTGCAGATAATCATTATTTTATGTCAGTGAAAGATTCTGGAATAGGAATGGATGAATCGCAGTTGGAAAAAATATTTAGCCGTTTTGCCAGAATCAGTTCAGATCAGGAAGGGCAGGGCTTGGGACTTGCAATTGCTAAAAGTATTGCAGCTTTCCATCATATAGAAATGACAGTAGAATCTGCATTGGGCGTGGGGACTACTTTCAAATTATGGTTTCCAAAAGCTAATTAA
- a CDS encoding DUF2723 domain-containing protein produces MAQFNFNKWNTIIGWFAFAIALITYTLTVEPTMSFWDCGEYIATAAKLEVGHPPGAPLFQMMGAFFAMFAIDAQHVALMVNMMSVFSSAFTILFMFWSSSMILKKIVGRFTEIDQNNSIVILGSSFVGALAYTFSDSFWFNAVEAEVYAMASLLIALLFWLGLRWEQDMDKPKGNKWLLIISLVVGLSFGVHFMALLTIPSIGFLYYFKHYEKVTIKNFLIANVVVIGILLFIFKLLLPLTMAFFGKTEIFMVNSMGLPFNSGTIFVALLFVAFFYFGLKYTKQKGLIFYNTIILCILFILIGFSTWLMLPVRANANTVINENKPSDATEVLAYYNREQYGVNPLFYGPQYTELFAGLDAKTPYLDKKPNYERDYKTGKYIITNNYKNAEQNSDDNQKAILPRMWSTETGHIQNYINFTNPPKFRINPNYNYDEDLAKYGIDASQLSEDEYNKATAQLRNEVEKTVSEFRRAYAQKQIDNEGYVKFLRSYGEYLIIEKPSTADNFSFMFEYQFGYMYWRYLMWNFVGRQNDVQGKYDNLDGNWISGIKPLDSVHLGSQDNLPTDVLNNKGRNAYYFIPFILGLIGIMYHANKDLKSFYVLLALFLFTGIALKIYLNERPFEPRERDYALVGSFYVFAIWIGFGVYSLYESLQKYLAPKIAGPVLIAGSLLAAPVLMAAQNWDDHDRSGRYTAVAMAKAYLSSCDKDAILFTIGDNDTFPLWYAQEIEHFRTDVKIVNTSLFMTDWYIDQMKAKSYESNPLPISFVHSQYVGDNLDYTAYIQKIDTRWNIKDFIDFIKNPKSTVGLQNGQTIHFYPTNKIRVNVDKNVIIQNKVVNPKYYDSIVPYLDIDIKGSALYKNRLMMLDILANNNWKRPIYFSGGAFDDEDYLWLKDYLQLDGMVYKLVPIKNTPSKDGGPLDMGQIDADKMYDIVMKWDWGNSNGNIYHDPETRRNSITYRTNLSRLMNQLIEEGKIDKAKNVINLAMTQMPLDKFGYYSLVEGFADGYYKVGEKAKAQDLLNKLVQKYKENLNYYSTLTPSDQTDLAVDIITDIERYRSLLHVMDDNKDTAFYNQHKTTFNTYVNVFERFGREKE; encoded by the coding sequence ATGGCACAATTCAATTTCAATAAATGGAATACAATTATTGGTTGGTTTGCATTTGCAATCGCTTTAATCACTTATACATTAACAGTTGAACCTACAATGAGCTTTTGGGATTGCGGAGAATATATTGCTACCGCAGCCAAACTTGAAGTAGGCCACCCACCGGGAGCACCGCTTTTCCAGATGATGGGTGCATTTTTTGCCATGTTTGCAATAGATGCTCAGCACGTGGCTCTAATGGTTAACATGATGTCTGTTTTTTCTAGCGCATTTACCATATTATTTATGTTCTGGTCATCGTCTATGATTTTGAAAAAGATCGTTGGACGTTTTACAGAAATTGACCAAAACAATTCGATCGTTATTTTAGGAAGTTCTTTTGTAGGCGCATTGGCTTATACATTTTCTGACAGTTTCTGGTTTAATGCGGTTGAAGCCGAAGTTTATGCGATGGCTTCATTACTAATTGCTTTGCTTTTCTGGTTAGGTTTACGCTGGGAGCAAGACATGGACAAACCAAAAGGAAACAAATGGCTTTTAATCATTTCATTGGTTGTTGGTCTTTCGTTTGGAGTTCACTTCATGGCTCTTTTAACTATTCCATCCATTGGATTCTTATACTATTTCAAACACTACGAAAAAGTTACAATTAAAAACTTCCTTATTGCCAATGTAGTTGTTATTGGAATTTTATTGTTCATTTTCAAATTACTTCTTCCTCTTACTATGGCATTTTTCGGAAAAACCGAAATTTTCATGGTAAACAGCATGGGACTTCCGTTTAACTCAGGAACTATCTTTGTTGCATTATTGTTTGTTGCTTTTTTCTATTTTGGATTAAAATACACCAAACAAAAAGGTTTGATATTTTACAACACTATTATATTGTGCATTTTATTTATCTTAATTGGTTTCTCAACTTGGCTGATGCTTCCTGTTCGTGCAAATGCCAATACGGTAATCAATGAAAACAAACCTTCAGATGCCACAGAGGTTTTGGCTTATTACAATCGTGAACAATATGGTGTAAATCCTTTATTTTATGGGCCTCAATACACAGAACTTTTTGCTGGTCTTGATGCTAAAACACCTTATTTAGACAAAAAGCCAAACTACGAAAGAGATTATAAAACAGGAAAATATATCATTACCAATAATTATAAAAATGCAGAACAAAATTCTGATGACAACCAGAAAGCAATTCTACCAAGAATGTGGAGCACAGAAACAGGACACATTCAAAACTATATCAACTTTACAAATCCTCCAAAATTCCGAATCAATCCTAATTATAATTATGATGAAGATTTGGCAAAATACGGAATTGATGCGAGCCAATTAAGCGAAGATGAATACAACAAAGCTACTGCTCAATTGCGCAATGAGGTTGAAAAAACAGTTTCTGAGTTTAGAAGAGCTTATGCTCAAAAACAGATTGACAACGAAGGTTACGTAAAATTCTTAAGAAGTTACGGAGAATATTTAATTATTGAGAAGCCTTCTACAGCTGACAACTTCAGTTTTATGTTTGAATATCAATTTGGATATATGTACTGGAGATATTTGATGTGGAATTTTGTTGGGCGCCAAAATGATGTTCAGGGCAAATATGATAATTTGGACGGTAACTGGATTAGCGGCATCAAACCTTTAGATTCTGTTCATTTAGGTTCTCAAGACAATCTGCCAACAGATGTATTAAACAACAAAGGGCGCAATGCTTATTATTTTATTCCTTTTATTTTAGGGCTAATTGGTATCATGTACCATGCCAACAAAGATTTAAAGAGCTTTTATGTTCTTTTGGCTTTATTCTTATTTACAGGAATTGCACTAAAAATATATTTGAATGAAAGACCTTTTGAACCTCGCGAAAGAGATTATGCACTAGTAGGTTCATTCTACGTCTTTGCCATCTGGATCGGATTTGGAGTTTACTCACTTTATGAAAGCCTCCAGAAATATCTTGCTCCAAAAATTGCGGGACCAGTGCTTATTGCCGGAAGTTTATTGGCTGCACCTGTTTTAATGGCAGCTCAAAACTGGGATGATCACGATAGATCTGGAAGATACACAGCGGTTGCAATGGCAAAAGCTTACTTAAGTTCTTGCGACAAAGATGCAATCTTATTTACAATTGGAGATAACGACACCTTCCCTCTTTGGTACGCGCAGGAAATTGAGCACTTCAGAACCGATGTGAAGATTGTAAACACAAGTTTATTCATGACAGACTGGTACATTGACCAAATGAAGGCGAAGTCTTATGAATCAAATCCACTGCCGATTTCTTTTGTGCATAGCCAGTATGTGGGAGACAACTTGGATTACACAGCTTATATTCAAAAAATTGATACTCGTTGGAACATTAAAGATTTTATCGATTTTATCAAAAACCCTAAATCGACTGTTGGATTACAAAACGGACAAACCATTCATTTTTATCCAACAAACAAGATTAGAGTAAATGTGGATAAAAATGTTATCATTCAAAATAAAGTGGTTAATCCTAAGTATTACGACTCTATTGTTCCTTACTTAGATATTGATATTAAAGGAAGCGCATTGTACAAAAACCGTTTAATGATGCTTGACATTTTAGCCAATAACAACTGGAAGAGGCCGATTTACTTTAGCGGTGGCGCTTTTGATGATGAAGATTATTTATGGTTAAAAGATTATCTGCAATTGGATGGAATGGTGTATAAATTGGTTCCAATAAAAAACACTCCTTCAAAAGATGGCGGACCATTAGACATGGGCCAAATTGATGCAGATAAAATGTACGATATTGTAATGAAATGGGATTGGGGCAATAGCAATGGAAACATCTATCACGATCCTGAAACCAGAAGAAACAGCATTACCTACCGTACCAATCTTTCTAGATTAATGAACCAGCTTATTGAAGAAGGTAAGATTGACAAAGCTAAAAATGTAATCAATTTAGCAATGACCCAAATGCCTTTAGACAAATTTGGATATTACTCATTGGTTGAAGGTTTTGCTGACGGTTATTACAAAGTGGGAGAAAAAGCCAAAGCGCAGGATCTTTTAAACAAATTGGTTCAAAAGTATAAAGAGAATCTAAACTATTACAGCACATTAACTCCTTCAGACCAAACTGATTTGGCTGTAGATATCATTACAGATATTGAGCGTTACAGAAGTCTGCTGCACGTAATGGATGACAATAAAGACACTGCTTTTTACAACCAGCACAAAACAACGTTTAATACTTACGTGAATGTTTTTGAGCGTTTTGGACGTGAAAAAGAATAA
- a CDS encoding polysaccharide deacetylase family protein — translation MSFYWVKTNAFIKKVFSKYCWDIPNNEKKIYLTFDDGPTPEITDWVLSELKKFDAKATFFCIGKNIKANLALFEKLITDGHSIGNHTMNHVNGWKIHTNEYIENVKNCAAVLDEQEKAPHRLLFRPPYGKIKKAQSKILRSLGYKIVMWDVLSADFDQSITPEKCLENVTKNVKSGSVIVFHDSIKASPNLRFALPRTLHFLKENGYKFDIIH, via the coding sequence ATGAGCTTCTATTGGGTAAAAACTAACGCATTTATAAAAAAGGTGTTTTCTAAATATTGCTGGGACATTCCTAACAACGAAAAGAAAATATACCTTACTTTTGATGATGGTCCTACTCCAGAAATTACAGACTGGGTCTTGTCTGAATTAAAAAAATTTGACGCAAAGGCTACCTTTTTCTGCATCGGAAAAAACATAAAAGCCAACTTAGCTCTATTTGAAAAGCTAATTACAGACGGGCATTCAATTGGCAACCATACCATGAACCATGTGAATGGCTGGAAAATCCATACCAATGAATACATCGAAAATGTAAAAAACTGTGCGGCTGTTTTAGATGAACAAGAAAAAGCTCCTCACCGCTTATTATTTCGTCCTCCTTATGGAAAAATCAAAAAAGCGCAATCTAAAATCCTAAGAAGTTTAGGCTATAAAATAGTAATGTGGGATGTTTTAAGCGCCGATTTCGATCAAAGCATTACTCCAGAAAAATGCCTTGAAAACGTAACAAAAAATGTAAAATCGGGTAGCGTAATTGTTTTTCATGACAGTATTAAAGCTTCTCCAAATTTAAGATTTGCTTTGCCTCGAACACTGCATTTTTTAAAAGAAAACGGATATAAGTTTGACATTATTCACTAA
- a CDS encoding response regulator transcription factor, translating into MNVLIVEDNKELAVEVYDFLCNAGYICKIANNCADALEEFGSNDYDAMLLDLGLPDGDGFEVLQTIRKTKSKIAVIVLTARGELDDRINGLHLGADDYLTKPFALTELAARLFAVIRRIHGFTLNNLSIHGFLLQLQDYKVSFNEVPLSLTKKEFDIFQYLVLNKNRVITRLQLTEHIWGDILEVNSDSNFIDVHVRNLRKKLDKHTAIDWFETVRNVGYRINE; encoded by the coding sequence ATGAATGTTTTAATTGTTGAAGATAATAAAGAGCTTGCTGTAGAAGTTTACGATTTTTTATGCAACGCAGGTTATATTTGTAAGATTGCTAATAATTGTGCAGATGCGCTGGAAGAATTTGGAAGCAATGACTATGATGCTATGCTGCTCGATTTGGGTCTGCCAGACGGCGATGGTTTTGAGGTTTTGCAGACGATTCGAAAAACTAAATCTAAGATTGCGGTTATTGTGCTTACTGCCCGAGGAGAATTGGATGATAGGATTAATGGACTTCATCTTGGAGCCGACGATTATTTGACAAAACCTTTTGCTTTGACAGAGCTGGCTGCGAGATTGTTTGCAGTGATTCGCAGAATTCATGGATTTACTTTAAATAATTTAAGCATTCATGGTTTTTTGCTGCAGCTTCAGGATTATAAAGTAAGTTTTAATGAAGTTCCGCTAAGTCTTACCAAAAAAGAGTTTGATATTTTTCAGTATTTAGTTCTAAATAAAAACAGGGTCATTACAAGACTGCAATTGACAGAGCATATTTGGGGAGACATTTTAGAAGTAAATTCAGATTCTAATTTTATTGATGTTCATGTTCGAAATCTTCGCAAAAAACTGGACAAGCATACTGCTATTGACTGGTTTGAAACGGTTCGAAATGTTGGTTATCGTATAAACGAATAA
- the polA gene encoding DNA polymerase I, translating to MSTQKRLFLLDAYALIFRGYYAFIKNPRINSKGMDTSAIMGFMNSLLDVIKREKPDHLAVAFDKGGSHVRTEMFVDYKANRDETPEAIKIAVPYIQELLRAMHIPIIELAGCEADDLIGTIAKQAEKQNYQVFMVTPDKDFAQLVSENIFMYKPARMGNGIEIWGVPEVLAKFEVERPEQVIDFLGMMGDAVDNIPGLPGVGEVTAKKFLKEFGSMENLLANTDKLKGKMKENIEANKEKGILSKKLAAIITDCDVTFNEEDYELSRPDIEKTDAIFQELEFRRMAEQFDNLFRTDGAQTAAPASDAKPAKKAAAKNEDQFDLFGGSAEDEDTDAPRTSFYNTLENTEHSYQTIQGDLGIKLLLQNLQKQPAVCFDTETTGIDALHAELVGMSFSYEKGKAFYVPFPENQEEAKALIEKFVPFFENENIEKIGQNLKYDLKILSNYGVTVKGKLFDTMIAHYLINPDMRHNMDILAETYLKYSPKSIETLIGKKGKNQLNMRDVPLEDIKEYAAEDADITLQLKEIFTTQLDKTETKKLFDEIEIPLVSVLADMEMEGIRLDVDFLKDMSKEMDVEIKSLEQKIYETAGEKFNLASPKQLGDILFDKLKIGGAKQKKTKTGQYATGEEVLTYLANDNPIVKDILDWRQMVKLQSTYILALPEQVDKKTLRVHTDYMQAVAATGRLSSNNPNLQNIPIRTERGRQIRKAFVARDENHTLISADYSQIELRIIAALSGEENMIKAFQNGEDIHRATAAKVFDVALEEVSREQRSNAKTVNFGIIYGVSAFGLSNQTSLSRSESAALIDAYYKTYPRLKSYISEQIDFAREKGYVQTILGRRRYLKDINSANAVVRSAAERNAVNAPIQGSAADVIKIAMINIHKKLRDENWKSKMLLQVHDELVFDVHNDELEKIQPMIKHEMENAFKMSVPLEVELGLGKDWLEAH from the coding sequence ATGTCAACTCAAAAACGCCTTTTTCTTCTAGATGCCTACGCACTAATTTTTCGTGGTTATTATGCTTTTATAAAAAACCCGAGAATCAATTCAAAAGGAATGGATACATCTGCAATTATGGGTTTTATGAACTCGCTTTTGGATGTTATCAAAAGAGAAAAACCAGATCATTTGGCAGTTGCTTTTGATAAAGGAGGAAGCCATGTAAGAACCGAAATGTTTGTAGACTACAAAGCAAACCGAGACGAAACTCCAGAAGCAATCAAAATTGCTGTTCCCTATATTCAGGAATTATTAAGAGCCATGCATATTCCAATTATCGAACTTGCAGGATGTGAGGCCGATGATTTGATTGGAACAATTGCAAAACAAGCCGAAAAACAGAACTATCAGGTATTTATGGTAACGCCCGATAAAGATTTTGCACAATTGGTTTCTGAAAATATCTTTATGTATAAACCAGCCCGAATGGGTAACGGAATCGAAATTTGGGGAGTTCCTGAGGTTTTAGCAAAATTTGAAGTAGAAAGACCAGAACAAGTCATTGATTTTCTTGGAATGATGGGCGACGCCGTCGATAATATTCCAGGATTGCCTGGTGTTGGCGAAGTAACGGCAAAAAAATTCCTGAAAGAGTTTGGCTCTATGGAAAATCTTTTGGCTAATACAGATAAGCTAAAAGGTAAAATGAAAGAAAATATCGAAGCGAATAAAGAAAAAGGAATTCTTTCTAAAAAACTGGCCGCAATTATTACAGATTGTGATGTTACTTTTAATGAGGAAGATTACGAACTTTCTCGTCCTGATATCGAAAAAACAGATGCTATTTTTCAAGAATTAGAATTCAGAAGAATGGCAGAACAGTTTGATAATTTATTTAGAACAGATGGCGCTCAGACTGCGGCTCCAGCTTCAGATGCAAAACCAGCTAAAAAAGCTGCGGCTAAAAACGAAGACCAATTTGATCTTTTTGGAGGCTCTGCTGAAGATGAAGACACAGATGCTCCAAGAACTTCTTTCTATAATACTTTAGAAAACACAGAACATTCCTATCAAACCATTCAAGGCGATCTAGGAATTAAATTGCTTTTGCAAAATCTGCAAAAACAGCCTGCAGTTTGTTTTGATACTGAAACCACAGGAATTGATGCTCTGCACGCAGAATTGGTCGGAATGTCATTTTCTTATGAAAAAGGAAAAGCATTTTATGTTCCGTTTCCAGAAAATCAGGAAGAAGCAAAAGCTTTGATCGAAAAATTTGTTCCATTTTTTGAAAATGAAAATATTGAAAAAATTGGACAGAATTTAAAGTACGATTTAAAAATCCTTTCTAACTACGGAGTTACAGTAAAAGGAAAACTTTTCGACACCATGATTGCGCATTATCTAATCAATCCGGATATGCGTCATAATATGGATATTTTGGCGGAAACGTATTTAAAATATTCTCCAAAATCTATTGAAACCTTAATTGGCAAAAAAGGAAAAAATCAGCTTAATATGCGTGACGTTCCTTTGGAAGACATTAAAGAATATGCCGCCGAAGATGCCGATATTACTTTACAATTAAAAGAAATATTTACAACCCAATTAGACAAAACCGAAACCAAAAAACTATTTGATGAAATCGAAATTCCTCTAGTTAGCGTTTTGGCCGATATGGAAATGGAAGGCATTCGCTTAGATGTTGATTTCTTAAAAGATATGTCTAAGGAAATGGATGTTGAAATCAAATCTTTGGAACAAAAAATATACGAAACAGCTGGCGAAAAATTTAATCTTGCTTCTCCAAAACAATTAGGCGATATTTTATTCGACAAACTTAAAATTGGAGGGGCTAAGCAAAAGAAAACCAAAACCGGGCAATATGCAACTGGCGAGGAAGTTTTGACTTATTTGGCAAATGACAACCCAATTGTAAAAGATATTTTAGATTGGCGCCAGATGGTAAAACTGCAAAGCACTTATATTTTAGCTTTACCCGAACAGGTTGATAAAAAGACATTACGCGTTCATACCGATTATATGCAGGCAGTTGCCGCAACGGGCCGTTTGAGTTCTAATAACCCGAACTTGCAGAATATTCCAATTCGTACCGAGAGAGGACGTCAGATTCGTAAAGCTTTTGTTGCGCGTGACGAAAACCATACTTTAATCTCTGCCGATTATTCTCAAATTGAATTAAGAATCATTGCAGCTCTGAGCGGCGAAGAAAATATGATTAAAGCTTTCCAAAACGGAGAAGATATTCACAGAGCCACAGCGGCAAAAGTTTTTGATGTCGCTTTAGAAGAAGTTTCGCGCGAGCAAAGAAGCAATGCCAAGACGGTAAACTTTGGAATCATTTATGGGGTTTCTGCTTTTGGATTAAGCAATCAGACGTCGCTTTCAAGAAGCGAAAGCGCCGCTTTGATCGATGCGTATTACAAAACATATCCGCGCCTTAAATCTTATATTTCAGAACAAATTGATTTTGCAAGAGAAAAAGGTTATGTGCAAACTATTTTAGGCCGCCGCAGATATTTAAAAGACATCAATTCTGCCAATGCTGTTGTAAGAAGTGCTGCAGAACGAAATGCTGTAAACGCTCCAATTCAAGGAAGTGCAGCCGATGTGATTAAAATTGCGATGATTAATATTCACAAAAAACTTCGTGACGAAAACTGGAAATCTAAAATGCTGCTTCAGGTGCATGATGAGCTTGTGTTTGATGTTCACAACGATGAGCTCGAAAAAATTCAGCCAATGATTAAGCATGAAATGGAAAATGCCTTCAAAATGTCGGTTCCTTTAGAAGTGGAGCTTGGTTTAGGCAAAGACTGGTTAGAAGCGCACTAA
- a CDS encoding metallophosphoesterase — protein sequence MIFRFIFLCALLLFIEFYSYQAFRTLIKTRWVLISYQIISLLVLIFIIYSFSQVDRSVGQTRQFMFTTGLMLTVYVPKILLTLIMFGEDIFRIGASILNYFVYNTPRKEMMPDRRKFVSQLALGLAAIPFLSIIYGIFEGKYNFKVIKQTIFFPDLPDAFDGFKITQISDVHSGSFDNPEKINYAIDLINAQESDLILFTGDIVNTHAKEMHPWLETFSRIKDYKYGKFAVLGNHDYGEYVTWPSEKEKDENFKAIKNLYGQIGFKLMLNEHTYIQKGDDKIALIGVENWGVNFKKAGDLNKASENVNQDDFKVLMSHDPSHWDAEIKDHPKNFHLTFAGHTHGMQFGIEIPGYFKWSLAQYIYKQWAGLYENVGRYVYVNRGFGFHAYPGRVGIMPEITVIELKKGRNVG from the coding sequence ATGATCTTTCGTTTTATATTTCTATGCGCTCTTTTATTATTTATTGAGTTCTATTCATATCAGGCTTTTCGAACTTTAATCAAAACACGCTGGGTTTTGATAAGTTATCAAATTATTAGCCTACTGGTTTTAATCTTTATTATTTATTCTTTTTCGCAAGTAGATCGTTCTGTTGGGCAGACTAGGCAGTTTATGTTTACCACAGGTTTGATGCTGACGGTCTATGTGCCTAAAATTTTGCTTACGCTAATCATGTTTGGCGAAGATATTTTTAGAATAGGAGCCAGTATCTTAAATTATTTTGTTTACAATACTCCGCGTAAGGAAATGATGCCAGACAGAAGAAAATTTGTCAGTCAGCTCGCGTTGGGTCTCGCGGCAATACCTTTTCTCTCTATTATTTACGGAATTTTTGAAGGCAAATATAATTTTAAAGTAATCAAACAGACTATATTTTTCCCAGATCTTCCAGATGCTTTCGATGGCTTTAAAATAACTCAGATTTCAGATGTTCATAGCGGAAGTTTTGATAATCCAGAGAAAATTAATTATGCGATTGATTTGATTAATGCACAAGAATCTGACTTGATTTTGTTTACGGGTGATATTGTAAATACCCATGCCAAAGAAATGCATCCGTGGCTGGAAACTTTTAGCCGCATTAAAGATTATAAATACGGGAAGTTTGCGGTTTTAGGAAACCATGATTATGGAGAATATGTAACATGGCCATCTGAGAAAGAAAAAGACGAGAATTTTAAGGCAATTAAAAATTTGTATGGTCAAATCGGTTTTAAATTAATGCTAAACGAACATACTTACATTCAAAAAGGCGATGATAAAATTGCCTTGATCGGGGTAGAAAATTGGGGAGTTAATTTTAAGAAAGCAGGCGATTTAAATAAAGCTTCTGAAAATGTGAATCAAGACGATTTTAAAGTTTTAATGAGTCATGATCCAAGCCATTGGGATGCCGAAATTAAAGATCATCCAAAGAATTTCCATCTGACATTTGCAGGCCATACTCACGGTATGCAGTTCGGAATTGAGATTCCGGGATATTTTAAATGGAGTTTGGCACAATACATTTATAAACAGTGGGCAGGATTGTACGAAAATGTCGGAAGATACGTTTATGTTAACCGCGGATTTGGTTTTCACGCATATCCCGGGCGAGTTGGAATTATGCCTGAAATAACGGTAATTGAACTAAAAAAAGGCCGTAATGTCGGTTAA